In one Kluyveromyces marxianus DMKU3-1042 DNA, complete genome, chromosome 4 genomic region, the following are encoded:
- the PSO2 gene encoding DNA cross-link repair protein PSO2, whose translation MKRVTKRVLRTQSRTLFDLRFVRVKSSVDSAGSGSSATESEIIDLTQSDDDVSVAGPEIEVKLDSSCEETEEPEPKVEPETKVEPETKVEPETKVEPEVQATTANKPARKPRVMPWFKKLAFNGITVSVDCFNCDKEPDIDLYFLSHFHSDHYGGLKKSWCNGSTIFTSIHTANLVKWKFKVNQCKVVGLPLHEWTSLSENLRVVLLDANHCPGSVIFLFHDSGDNSYVLHTGDFRANESIVQHVNAFLQGNKLQSIYLDTTYLNPHFRFPDLQKVCDVTADFASLLVKKGLNNFINRANKQRSISQYLSLSQAKPILFVVLSYSIGKEHLAIAIAKKINSKLYVPHTKYQLVKQYLSWFPEDLVTTDHTSANVHLVSMHTDLDKYLSQLSDSVDSIVVFKPTGWTFSNQYDKSYMLWEDAQREKCVRETLESDTPFTVDHFIRQKKSQGKIYQFNVPYSEHSSFKDLCFFSTSLMWDKIIPTVNLSRYQEMQHWFNIWKSYQKN comes from the coding sequence ATGAAACGTGTCACGAAAAGAGTTCTCAGGACTCAGTCTCGCACGCTTTTCGATCTTCGATTTGTACGCGTGAAATCGAGCGTAGATTCCGCGGGTTCGGGTTCCAGTGCTACTGAGAGCGAGATCATCGACTTGACGCAGagcgatgatgatgtgAGTGTGGCAGGGCCAGAAATAGAGGTAAAGCTGGACTCTAGTTGTGAGGAGACAGAGGAGCCAGAACCAAAAGTTGAGCCGGAAACAAAAGTTGAGCCGGAAACAAAAGTTGAgccagaaacaaaagttgaGCCAGAAGTGCAAGCTACAACCGCCAACAAGCCAGCCCGTAAACCTAGAGTAATGCCCTGGTTCAAAAAATTGGCCTTTAATGGGATCACTGTTTCAGTAGACTGTTTCAACTGCGATAAAGAACCGGATATTGACTTGTATTTTCTATCGCATTTCCATTCGGACCATTACGGTGGGTTGAAGAAAAGCTGGTGCAACGGATCCACCATTTTTACTTCGATCCATACCGCCAATTTGGTCAAATGGAAGTTTAAGGTTAACCAATGCAAAGTGGTCGGATTACCACTACACGAATGGACGTCTCTCTCGGAAAACTTGCGTGTTGTACTATTGGACGCAAATCATTGTCCAGGTTCAGTGATCTTTTTATTTCACGACTCAGGAGACAACTCATACGTTTTACACACAGGGGATTTTAGAGCTAATGAAAGTATCGTTCAACATGTCAATGCATTCCTACAAGGGAATAAGTTACAGTCCATATATTTGGACACAACTTACTTAAACCCCCACTTTAGGTTCCCTGATTTGCAAAAAGTTTGCGATGTCACTGCCGACTTCGCATCCCTTCTAGTCAAGAAGGGCTTAAataatttcatcaacagaGCTAATAAGCAACGGTCTATATCCCAATACCTCAGTTTATCCCAAGCGAAACctattttgtttgttgtgCTTAGCTACTCTATCGGAAAAGAGCATTTGGCTATCGCCATAGCTAAGAAGATAAACTCTAAATTGTATGTGCCTCATACGAAGTACCAGTTGGTAAAACAATATTTATCCTGGTTCCCCGAAGATTTGGTCACTACAGATCACACATCGGCAAATGTGCATTTGGTATCAATGCACACGGATTTGGACAAATACTTGTCACAACTAAGCGATTCAGTGGACTCAATCGTTGTATTCAAGCCTACAGGGTGGACGTTCTCAAACCAATATGACAAGTCTTACATGTTGTGGGAAGATGCCCAGAGAGAAAAGTGTGTACGAGAAACTTTGGAATCGGATACTCCGTTCACTGTAGATCACTTCATCCGACAGAAAAAGTCTCAAGGAAAGATATATCAGTTCAACGTGCCGTACTCAGaacattcttctttcaaagatttgtGCTTCTTCTCTACAAGCTTAATGTGGGACAAAATTATCCCGACAGTAAACCTTTCTCGGTACCAAGAAATGCAGCACTGGTTTAATATATGGAAATCTTACCAAAAGAATTAG
- the GAT2 gene encoding Gat2p has product MTSMETITTAVSRKQSHSPSSSSASSSATTASITPPLLTRGVSYHSVTSIPNLLNYDGQASSQIRSERRPAHRHVHSMTINTSSNPNINTNIHNNFGTSSSVTGLVSLGSSPRSPLHHGNYQYGTRHQTSESLDFLADTAIDQNMNQEEFKRILQKLSDFSTQLRNQVANWELKSVGDVQMNDLSKLATETRSVLKNIDRLLELKSINEWSRKKPQLPSINQLRNELQKPMVEFQFPSRPATKNVYNVNVRNNESHIPSASVSTTREKPSAHLGHKVSKSEGSIIGTTHTFKVDKMKAKKRNSVSHQRKISIAAGDGTESCKHCHETVTPEWRRGPYGNRTLCNACGLFYCKLVRKFSSRDANILMHYRKANSPEDRRVPENLNVPEAFVESLKKDSSLDENFNVKPNTLR; this is encoded by the coding sequence ATGACCTCGATGGAGACTATAACTACTGCTGTATCACGGAAACAGTCGCACAGTCCCTCTTCGAGCTCTGCCTCGTCTTCTGCTACCACAGCGTCGATAACACCACCATTACTAACAAGAGGAGTTAGTTATCACAGTGTTACATCTATTCCAAACCTTTTGAATTATGATGGGCAAGCCAGTTCTCAGATCAGGTCAGAACGCAGACCAGCCCACCGCCATGTTCATAGCATGACTATTAATACCAGTAGCAACCCAAACATTAATACCAATATCCACAATAATTTTGGAACATCATCGTCTGTTACTGGGCTTGTGTCTTTAGGCTCGTCTCCTCGCAGTCCTCTACACCATGGGAACTACCAATATGGGACAAGACATCAAACTAGCGAGTCTCTAGACTTCCTAGCGGATACTGCTATCGATCAGAACATGAATCAAGAGGAGTTCAAAAGGATCTTACAGAAACTCTCTGATTTCAGCACTCAGTTGAGAAACCAGGTGGCTAACTGGGAACTAAAGAGTGTTGGCGACGTGCAGATGAATGACCTTTCCAAGCTTGCAACAGAGACCAGGAGTGTGTTGAAGAACATAGATCGCTTGTTGGAGTTGAAGAGTATCAACGAATGGAGTAGAAAGAAACCACAGCTTCCTAGTATCAATCAACTCAGAAACGAACTTCAGAAGCCCATGGTAGAATTTCAGTTCCCATCAAGGCCAGCTACTAAGAACGTGTACAATGTTAACGTGAGGAACAACGAAAGCCACATTCCATCTGCCAGTGTTAGTACCACTCGAGAGAAACCTTCTGCGCACCTGGGCCACAAGGTCAGTAAGAGTGAAGGTTCTATCATTGGAACTACACACACGTTTAAAGTTGATAAAAtgaaagcaaaaaaaaggaatagCGTTTCGcaccaaagaaagattagTATTGCAGCCGGTGATGGAACTGAATCATGCAAGCACTGTCATGAGACGGTGACTCCGGAGTGGCGAAGGGGTCCTTACGGAAACAGAACTTTGTGCAACGCATGTGgattattttattgtaaACTAGTCAGAAAGTTTAGCTCCAGAGATGCAAACATCCTCATGCACTACAGGAAAGCTAACAGCCCAGAGGACCGTAGAGTCCCTGAGAACTTGAACGTCCCTGAAGCGTTTGTTGAATCATTGAAAAAGGATAGTAGTTTAGACGAAAACTTTAATGTAAAGCCAAACACATTACGATAG
- the GID8 gene encoding glucose-induced degradation complex subunit GID8, whose product MTNFKSGYERKSYTREQWLKVVQDCNPYDRSNNEQSTNEPRIPMLLLNYFVVMAYEESSIRMAKELGYVTSNKDIEEFNSIYMIKKRAYIKELIKKGEILLAMEKITEMFGIEVLENLNDHIMDEDLNFKLLLLNLIEMIRSHNRNDKGESQEQFVLDLISYAQDKLALKASSKKEYMKEVELVMTLLLFPLHDGEGETNGDYATDPSCKLPKKLKQLYSLNLRTKVADLVNRKLLQSILPRINSQLEKSGLPDILGSSFQSNQVPTLTNVIRSIPRENITTEKLSGELAYVEEKQGSSTSNNAEMCGIQGEIFEELGEDLDSYHIPNDVRLVQIMKLWVWCENKLHAADIGVPRVESDV is encoded by the coding sequence ATGACGAACTTTAAATCTGGGTACGAGCGCAAGTCTTACACCAGGGAGCAATGGTTGAAGGTTGTACAAGATTGCAACCCTTATGATCGCAGCAATAATGAGCAGTCGACTAATGAGCCCAGAATCCCCATGCTCTTGTTAAATTACTTTGTGGTTATGGCATATGAAGAATCGAGTATTCGTATGGCCAAAGAGCTTGGGTATGTGACTTCCAATAAGGATATCGAAGAGTTCAATTCGATATATatgatcaagaaaagagctTATATCAAGGAGTTGATCAAGAAGGGCGAGATTCTACTTGCTATGGAGAAAATCACAGAGATGTTTGGAATTGAGGTGCTAGAGAATCTTAATGATCATATTATGGATGAAGATTTGAACTTTAAGTTGCTATTGTTGAACTTGATTGAAATGATCCGTTCCCACAATCGCAATGATAAAGGGGAGAGCCAAGAACAATTCGTTCTGGATTTGATTTCATATGCCCAAGATAAGCTAGCGTTAAAGGCCAGCTCGAAGAAGGAGTACATGAAGGAGGTAGAACTAGTGATGACATTACTTCTCTTCCCACTGCATGACGGAGAGGGAGAAACCAATGGAGATTATGCAACTGATCCATCTTGCAAGTTGccgaagaagttgaaacaGCTATACTCGTTAAACTTAAGGACAAAGGTAGCGGATCTAGTAAATAGAAAGCTTCTACAGTCCATTCTACCACGTATCAATAGCCAGTTAGAGAAATCTGGACTTCCAGACATATTGGGATCTAGTTTCCAATCAAACCAAGTACCTACTTTGACTAACGTTATACGGTCAATACCAAGGGAGAATATTACCACCGAGAAGCTCTCTGGAGAGCTAGCTTATgtggaagagaaacaagGAAGCTCCACTAGTAACAATGCAGAAATGTGTGGTATACAAGGGGAAATTTTCGAGGAACTTGGTGAAGATTTAGATTCATATCATATCCCAAACGACGTTAGATTGGTACAGATCATGAAACTTTGGGTTTGGTGCGAGAACAAGCTACATGCGGCAGATATAGGAGTTCCACGAGTGGAGAGTGATGTGTAA
- the ERG29 gene encoding Erg29p, with translation MNELVSKCLQFYLTVEGVMIYWLRKIEFFKQYTNDPLSARITLFLVVMGGFALINELYITIQMSALQMDTWEQLNNTKLDEDFIRNHKFIHDDSYHATEWLDEKSGLIIEEFESREKFFAKPVHVAHIYVKCQVIDSETETPLLKNPITFHIEFSPEEFESEKRPEFGCTLRLLRSKLYHFFKDGDFFDNSKYADKPFTITKNVKIYNTMKELLPTNMDDIQLCFLKMETGSTITCEFIL, from the coding sequence atgaatgaGTTAGTGAGTAAATGCCTACAGTTTTATCTGACTGTAGAGGGTGTCATGATATACTGGTTAAGGAAGATTGAATTCTTTAAGCAATATACAAATGATCCTCTGAGTGCACGTATCACTTTATTCCTTGTTGTAATGGGAGGGTTTGCGCTTATTAATGAGCTATACATTACTATTCAAATGAGCGCATTACAGATGGATACTTGGGAACAACTTAACAACACCAAGCTTGATGAAGACTTTATTAGAAACCATAAGTTCATTCATGACGATTCATACCACGCCACGGAATGGTTGGATGAGAAGTCGGGTCTAATAATCGAAGAATTTGAATCGAGAGAAAAGTTCTTTGCTAAGCCAGTACACGTAGCCCACATCTATGTTAAATGCCAGGTTATTGATTCGGAGACGGAAACTCCGTTATTGAAAAATCCAATCACATTCCATATTGAGTTCTCTCCAGAAGAATTCGAGAGTGAGAAAAGACCAGAGTTTGGTTGTACTTTACGCCTTCTTAGATCAAAGCTGtatcatttcttcaaagatggtgatttctttgataatTCCAAGTACGCTGATAAACCATTCACAATTACGAAAAATGTTAAAATTTATAATACTATGAAAGAACTGCTTCCCACTAATATGGATGATATCCAACTTTGTTTCCTTAAAATGGAAACAGGTAGTACTATTACGTGCGAGTTTATTCTATAG
- the AFB1 gene encoding Afb1p, translating into MNSYLHLLLCFGNFLFCLAAESASSQALNQAKQEAASADINFFIGFISDFNANQKSYTSYMKEAKMTMPQDIADYYFHLQQVTESTQLLEDIATSFPFSDFKTFITAVPWYTQLLSQASITQFYVPEDFMTKQAEVQTSTLSGNITSSYGITTSHNFTQSPTASNFTGNSSTLINNSTSINVGTNFGLYSPLVLLPALCVLFG; encoded by the coding sequence ATGAACTCGTACTTACACTTGCTGCTGTGTTTCGgaaattttttgttttgtttagCCGCAGAATCTGCATCATCACAGGCGTTAAATCAGGCAAAACAAGAGGCGGCTTCTGCGGACATCAACTTTTTCATCGGGTTCATCAGTGATTTTAATGCAAATCAAAAATCATACACTTCTTACATGAAAGAAGCGAAAATGACTATGCCTCAAGATATTGCAGATTATTATTTCCATTTGCAACAAGTGACTGAATCCACTCAATTATTAGAAGATATTGCCACAAGTTTCCCATTTAGCGACTTTAAAACTTTTATCACAGCAGTCCCATGGTACACTCAATTACTTTCGCAAGCGTCAATAACTCAGTTCTATGTACCAGAGGATTTCATGACCAAACAAGCAGAAGTCCAAACTTCTACCCTTTCAGGAAACATCACTTCATCTTATGGGATAACAACGTCGCATAATTTTACTCAGAGCCCAACAGCGTCAAATTTCACTGGAAATTCCTCGACACTAATAAACAACTCCACTTCAATAAATGTAGGAACAAATTTTGGACTTTACAGCCCTTTAGTTTTACTTCCAGCTCTATGTGTTCTCTTTGGTTAG